Genomic window (Gammaproteobacteria bacterium):
ATCGCCAACCCGCTGAGCCTCGAGGCGATGATTGACCAGCTGGATGCGGCGGGCATCGAGATCGCCTTCCTCGTGGCCGCGCGCTCAGGCCGTCCCGGGCTGCCGGGCTGCTACCACATGCCCTACGACGTCGTGGCGCGCGCGGTCGCCAGGCACCCCACCCGCTTCCGTGCGCTGGCCGGCATCGACCCGTTCACCGGCATGAAGGGCGTGCGGGAGTTCGAATCCGCGGTGAAGAACGACGGCTTCATCGGCGCGCACCTCTATCCGCACTGGTTCGAGCTGGCGCCCGACGAGGCGAAGTACTACCCGTTCTACGCCAAGTGCTGCGAGCTCGGGGTGCCGATCCAGATGCAGGTGGGCCAGTCGATGATCTATGCGCCGGACTTTCCCTGCCGCAGCGTCGGCCGGCCGATCACCCTGGATGCGGTGGCCTGCGACTTCCCCGAGCTGAAGCTGATCGGCATCCACGTCGGCATCCCCTGGACCGAGGAGATGATCGCCATGGCATGGAAACACAAGAACGTCTACATCGGCAGCGATGCGCACCGGCCGAAGTACTGGCCGGAGAGCTTCCGGCGCTACATCAACACCCAGGGGCAGGACAAGGTGATCTTCGGCACCGACTTCCCGGTGCTGCCCTTCAAGCGCACCGTCGAGGACATCGATGCCCTCGGCCTCAAGCCCGAAGCACGCCGCAAGCTGATGCGCGACAACGTCGTGCGGATCTACGGCCTGTAAGAAAAGAAAAAGGTGTCAGAAAAAGGTGTCAGACTTATTTAAGAAAAGGTGTCAGACATATTTTTGGAAAAGGTGTCAGACATATTTTTCGCGCGTCACGTGAAAAATATGTCTGACACCTTTTCCAAAAATATGTCTGACACCTTTTCTTAAATAAGTCTGACACCTTTTTCTCTTTTTCTCAGGCCTGGAGCGTGGCGCCGGATTCCAGCATGGCGTCGATGTCGGCCTGGCTGCAGCCGGCCTCGCGCAGCACCTCGACGCTGTGTTCGCCGAGGCGCGGCTGCAGGCGGCGCACGTCGGCGGGGGTCTCGGAGAAGGTGTAGGGAAAGCGCGTCATGCGCAGCCGGCCCTCGGTGGGGTGATCCACCTCCTGCCAGAAATCGACCGCCTGCAGGTGCGGGTCGCGCACCAGGTCCTCGAGCGAATTGACGGCGTTGGTCGGCACGCTGGTCTCGCCGAAGATCCTCAGCCACTCGCCGGTGCTGCGCGTGGCCATGATCTTCGCGGTCTCGCTGTAGGTGTCGTCGATGTTGGTCACCCGGCTGTTCAGCGTGCGGAAGCGCGGATCGGTGATCAGCTCGGGATGACCGGATACCTTGCAGAAGGTCTCCCAGTGGTTGTCCAGGTACGGCAGGATGGCGATGTAGCCGTCCAGCGTCTTGTAGGGCTTGCGGTGGTAGCTCATCAGGCGCGTGTAGCCGGCGGTGCCGATGGGCGGCTCGAAGCTCATGCCCCAGAGATGCTCGGCCATGACGAAGTACACCATGGTCTCGAACATCGGCACCTCGATCTCCTGCCCGCGGCCGGTGCGCTCGCGGCTGAACAGCGCCGCCGTCACCGCCTGCACCACCGCCATGGCGGTGGTCTTGTCGGCGACCACGGTGGGCAGGTAGCGCGGCTCGCCGAGCACCATCTCGTTGAGCATGGCGATGCCGCTGATGGCCTGGATCGAGTCGTCGAGGGCGCCGCGGCTGCCGTAGGGACCCTTGCGGCCATAGCCGTAGGTGCCGCAGTAGATGATCTTCGGGTTGACGGCGCGGAAATCCTTGTAGGCCAGGCCCAGCTTGTCCATGACCTGGGCGCGGTTGTTGTGGATCACCACGTCGCAGGATTCGGCGATCTTCAGCACCGCGGCACGCGCCGCGGGCTGCTTCACGTCGAGCACCACGCTGCGCTTGTTGCGGTTGCAGGTGAGATAGAGCGCCGACATGCCCTTGCTGCGCGAGGCGCCCAGGGTGCGGTTGCTGTCACCGCGAGGCGGCTCCACCTTGATGACCTCGGCACCCATGTCCGCCAGGATCTGGCAGGCCCAGGGGCCGAGGACGACGGCCGTCATCTCGAGGATTTTGACGCCTGTGAGGGGACCGGACATCCCTCAGAACACGACGCGGTGCTTGCGCCGCGGCTCGCGCGGCAGCTCGGCGGGCGGGATCAGCCGCATCTGGTCGAAGTTCACGCTGAAGCCGCGCACCTGGATGCGCTCGAGGAAGGCCGCATAGCGGCGCGCGCGCTTCGGCGCGTCGACCACGTTCATGCGGTGGGCGATGCGCTTGTAGCGCAGCTTCTGCTCACCGGTCTCGGCGCGGAGCCACCGGCTCACGGCCGGGCTCTTCTTGTGCGGGATCAGCTTCATGATTGCCTCTCTGGGCCTGATTTCCGGAAGCGCAGGAATATGCCGCCTGCGCCCGGGCCTGTCAATGAAGCACGATGCCGCGGACCGGTCGGGCCTCAGCCCGCGCCGAGCTTCGCCAGCGCCGCCTTCGCCTCGACCACGCCGGGGAACTCGGCCTTGCCGTCACCCACGGCCTTGCCCAGCGACTGCTTCGCGCCCGCGGTGTTGTTGGTGGCGATGTAGGCCATGCCCAGGTGGTACTGCAGCATGGGGATGTTGCTGGCGCCGGCCACCGCCCGCTCGAGGAACTGCACCGCCTTCGGGTAGTCCTTGTTGCGGTAATAGGCCCAGCCAATGGTGTCGAGCACCGCGGGGTTGGTGGTCTCCGCGAGCGGCTTGACCAGCTCCAGCGCATGCGACCAGCTCGCCGCGTCGGAGCGGTAGTCCAGCAGCAGCGCGGCCAGGTTGTTGGCGGCCACCTCGACCTTCGGGTTGGCCTTGAGCAGTTCCTCGTAGTGGGTGATGGCCTCGTCCCAGCGACGCTGCTGCTCGTACTCCGAGCCGAGCAGCATGCCGAGCTCGGCATTGCCGGGGTTGGCGGCGAGACCCTTCTTGTACGCCTCGATGCGCGCGGCCGGGTCGTCGTTGTCGAGGCTGGCCAGCGCCGCCCAGGCCATGCTGGCCTTGGGCTGGGCGGTGACGATCTCCTGGAAGATCTTCTCGGCGGAGACCTTGTCACCGGCCTGGGCGCGCACGCCACCCTCGAGGAACTTCGCCGAGAGGTCCTGCGGATTGGCCGCCTGGAAGTCCTTCAGCGCCTTCATCGCCTCGTCCTTGCGGCCCATGGCGTTGAGCGTGCCGACCAGGCCTTCCAGCGCCAGGGTCCACTGCGGGTTGCGCTCCAGCGCTTTGCGGAAGGCGTCCGCCGCCTCGGCGTTCTTCTCCTGCGAGCGCATGACGCGCGCCAGCTGGAAGTAGCCGACGCCCTTGTCGTCGGGCAGCGCCACCATGCGGCGCGCCTCGGCCTCGGCGGCGCTCCACTGCTTCTGCGAGCCGAGCAGCGTCACCAGACGGCTGCCGGCATCGAGGTCGCCGGGCGCCTTCTTCAGGTGGTCGCGCAGCACCTGCTCGGCGCCGTCGATGTTCTTGTCCGCCACTTCCAGGGCCGCGAGCTCGCGCGGGCCATCGGCATTCAGCGGGTCGGCGGCGATCAGGCGCCGGTAGGCATCCTTGGCGAGGACCTTGTCGTCCATCAGCGTGTGGGTGCGGGCCAGCAGCAGCATCGCCCGGGTGTTCTCCGGCTCCTTGCGCAGCACCGTGCGGATATCGGCGATGGCGTCGTCGAACTTCTTGTCGCGCACGCGCAGCCCGGCGCGGATCAGCAGCGCCTCGGGGTTGTCGGGTTCGTCGGCGAGCACGGCCTCGATCTGCGCCCGGCCGGGCTCGATCTCGCCCTTGGCGATCTTCAGCGCCGCCACCCGCACCCGCGCCGACATCCCGGCCTTGGACTTCGGATCGCGCTTGGCCAGCTCCTCGTAGACGGCGAGCGCCGCATCGGGCTTGCGCGTGGCCTCGTAGAGCCGGCCGAGGGCGAGCCGCAGCTCGGGCTGGTCGGGATCCTCGGCGACGAAGGCCTCGAGCGCCTTCTCCGCCTCCTCGGGGCTGCGCATCTGGCCGAGGAACTGCGCCAGGCCGAGGCGCGCGTCGACATCCTTGGGGTCCGTGGCGATGACGCTGCGCATGACCTTCTCGGCGTCGTCGATGCGGCCCTCGCCGGCGTAGAAGCGCGCCAGCTGGTACTGCAGCTCCTCTTCCTTGGGAAAGTCGCGGATCAGGTCACGGATGCCCTGCTCCACCTCGTCCTTGCGGTTCTGCTGGGCGAGGATGGCGATGCGCACCTGGCGCAGCGGCTTGGCGGCCTCGGCAGCGAGCCGGGCGATGCCGGCATCGAGGATCTTCAGGCCGGCGGCGGCGTCGCCCTGCTGGGCCTCGATGGCGGCGCGCAGCAGGATGCCGTCCACCAGGTCCGGGTCCTTGGCCAGCGCGGCATCGAGTTCCTTGCGGCCCTCCTCCATCTTCTTGTCCTGGAGCAGCAGGCGCGCGTTGAGCACCCGCACCGTCGGGTCATCGGGCGCCAGCGCGGTGGCGGCCTTGGCCTGCTCGGCGGCCTGCTCGTAGGCCTGGCCGAAGAAGTACAGCGTGCCGAGCTTGACGCGCGCCGGGACCATGTTCGGATCGGAGTCCACGGCCATCAGCAGCTGCTGGATCATCGGCCGGAATTCCTGCTGCTTCTCGGCGATCTCCGCCAGCATGTAGTGCGCCCTGGCGTTCTTCGGCTCGATCTGCGCGGCGTTCGCCGCCTCGAGCTTCGCCTTGACGTAGTCGCCCTGGGCGAAGAGCTCCTCCGCCTTCTTCATGTAGTTGGCGGCGCGCTCCTCCGGCGGCGTGCAGGCGGCGAGCGTGGCGAGCGCCGCGCCGAGCGCCAGCGCGGTCAGCCAGCGGGCACGCGGGTTGCGGGTGGACGGGGCCGATGCATGGTTCATTCAGGACACTCCGTTGATGGCGGCCGCCGGGGCCGTCTCGAGGCGGGCACGCAGGCTGGCGACACAGCGGCCGGCCGTGCGCCCGTCCCACAGTTCGGGCTTGCGCCCCGCCGGCCAGTCGCCGGCGAGCGCTTTGCCGATATTCTCCAACAGCGCCGCCGGCTTCACCAGCCGGTTGCTGCCCTCGGTGACCGTGACCGGCCGCTCGGTGTTGGGCCGCACGGTCAGGCAGGGAATGCCGAGGTAGGTAGTCTCCTCCTGCAGCCCGCCGGAATCGGTGACCGCCAGGGCCGCGTGGGTGACCAGGCCCATGAACTGCACGTAGCCCAGCGGCTCGATCAGGCGGATGCCGGGCGTGGTCGCCAGGCCGTCGTGCAGGCCGAACTCGCGCAGCTGCTTGCGCGTGCGCGGGTGCACCGGGAACACCATGTCGATGGAGCGGGCGGCCGCCTGCAGCTGCGTGACCAGGCCGCGCAGGGTCGCCGGGTCGTCGACGTTGGAGGGCCGGTGCAGGGTGACCACGCCGTAGCGGCGGCCGCCGAGGCCGAGGCCGGCGCTGGTGGCGTCGGCGGCGATCTTCGCGCGCAGCAGCTCGAAGGAGTCGAGCATGATGTTGCCGACGCGCTCGATGCGCGAGGCGGGCACGCCCTCGCGCCGCAGGTTCTCGTCGCCGTCGGGCGAAGGCGTCCACAGCAGGTCGGAGATGGCATCGGTGACCAGCCGGTTGATCTCCTCCGGCATGGCGCGGTCGCCGCTGCGCAGGCCCGCCTCGAGGTGTGCCACCGGGATCAGCAGCTTGGCGCAGACCAGGGCCACCGCGGCCGTGGAGTTGACGTCGCCGACGACGATGGTCCAGTCCGGCCGCTCGCGCAGCGCGACCTGCTCGTAGGCCATCATCACGCGGCCGGTCTGCTCGGCGTGGCTGCCGCTGCCGACGGCGAGGTGATGATGCGGCTCGGGCAGCCCCAGGTCGCTGAAGAAGGCATCCGACATGTTGGCGTCGTAATGCTGGCCGGTGTGGACGATGCGCGGTGCGAACAGCGGATCGGCGGCCAGCGCATGGTAGAGCGGCGCCACCTTCATGAAGTTCGGGCGCGCCGCGGCCACCAGGTGCACGAGGACCGGGCGGCTCATCACTCGGCCTTCGCGGTCTGCAGCACCGCTTCGCGCCCCGGCACGAAGTAGGCGAGCTTCGGGTCGAGGGCGCGCACGAAGGCCTGCAGCCGCTGGTCCGCCTTCTCCAGGCCGTCGGGCCCGTCATCCACCATGGTGATGACGCGCACCAGGGCGCCGTCGGTGCGCCGCTGGGTCAGGCCGTCCCAGAAGATGTACCACTTCACCAGGTACTCGTTGGTGAGCATGCGGCCACGCTGCGCGAACCAGTAGTACACCAGCTGGCGGGCGCCGCCCTGGGCGATGATCGAGCGGTTCACCGGCAACGGGCCGCCATCGGCACGCACGTCGGGGATCTCCACGGCCTGCAGCATCTGCATCTGCCAGCCGCCGCCAGGCAGGCAGGTGGCCGGCGAGTGGATGGCGCGGCCGCTGCGCTGGTTGCTGTAGTAGGCCATCCACAGGCTGACTTCCGCGTGTTCGTCGGCGCGGCGGTAGAGCGCGAGGATGGTGTCGTCCGCCTTCAGGGTATCCAGCGAGACCTGGTCCACGGGCATCTCGCTGCCATGCCAGTCGCCGAGCACCAGCGGAAAGCTGGCGAGGCTGGAACGCGCCGGCACCAGGTCCTGGCGCTGTTCGACCACACCCATGATCGCGGTGCCGATCAGCACGGCGAGACCGGCGACGAAGCCGGCGCGCTGCGCGCCCTGCGCGGTGAAGATCCGCCAGGCCTCGGCCAGCGGCGGCGTGTCCATGCGAAGCGACCTCAGCAGGCGCCGCCCGGAGAGGCGCGCCATCAGCGTCATCTCCAGGAACAGGATGGCCACGCAGGCCATGAACACCACCCAGCCCTCGAAGTCGTGCAGGAAGCCCTCGGCCTGCTCCGAGCCGTAGAGGCTCACCAGGATGCCGATGCCGCCGATGCGCACGCTGTTCATCAGCACCGTGAGCGGCACCGACGAGAGGAAGACGATGGCACGCTGCCAGGCCGGCGCCTGGAACAGCACCGCGCAGAGGAAGCCGAAGCTCATCAGCGGGAACAGGTAGCGCAGGCCGCTGCAGGCCTCGGCCACCGCCAGCTGGTAGCTGCCGAGGTCGATGAGGTTGCCCTCGACGAACACCGGCACGCCGGCGAGGCGGATCACCGCCACGCCGATCTGCGTGGACAGCAGCTGCAGCCCTGCGGTGAGCTTCACCTCGAGGAAATCCGGCAGCGGCACCATGAACACCAGGTAGAACAGCGCCGGCCACACCAGCTTCACCGCCGGCCAGCCCCAGACGGCGACGAAGCAGCCCCAGACGGCGGTGATGAAGCCGTACTGCGCGATGGTGAAGATCGAACTCAACGAGCCGAGCAGCAGCAGCAGGAAACCGAGCAGCACCAGCCACAGCCCGGCGAGCGAGCCCGGCCAGGGCACCGCCGCCAGTTCGCGCGAGCGGGTGGCGATCAGGAAGGCGGCGATGAACGGGATCAGGTAGCAGTGGTTGTACTCGTCGCGCGGCCAGTCCTTGACCCACATCCAGTGCAGGGAGTCGCGGAAGGCGAAGATCAGGATACCGATGAGCACCGCCAGCAGCAGGGTGGCGGGCAGCTTGCTGGCGCTGCCCGGGGCTGGCGCGCCGGATGGTGCAATCGTCTCTGCTGACATCGTTCTCGCCGGTGTTGTGCTCAGGCGGCAGCGCGGTGGGCGCCCCGGCTCCGGGTCTGCATGCTGGGCAGGCTCATTTAAGGATTTATTAAGGCCCCATGGGGCCCGCTGCGTCCGACGCATTCTCTCCCGGGCGGGGTGCTCCGCTCCATGGCGCGGGTCTCAGTCCGTAGTGGTCGTGGTGTTGCCATAACGCTGCCGGACCGGCGACAGCCGTTATCATGCCCTGCAGCCCGCGATGGCGGGCACCGGTGCCCACGCTATGAATGGTAACCCAGGACCCCCGCCCGCCCATGGCACGGACGCGGCCGCGATCGAAGCGGCCAACCGCGCCCTCAAGGATGCCGCCTGGGCGGAACAGAACGGGCTGGCGGAGCGTGCCATCGCCGCCTACCGGCGCGTGGTGCAGCTGGCGCCGCACATCCACCAGGCGCACAACAATCTCTCCGGCCTGCTGCTCGGCATCGGCCAGGCGCAGGAAGCGCTGGCCGCGGCGCGCCAGGCGCTCGCCCTGCAGCCCGACGACCCGATGGTCAACGCCAATGCCGGCCAGGCCAGCGTCGCCTGCGGGCTGGTCGACGAAGGCATCGCCCTGCTGCGCAAGGCGCTGCTGGCCCGCTCGGACATGCACCCGCTGCGCGCCCTGCTGGCCGA
Coding sequences:
- a CDS encoding amidohydrolase; this translates as MTQSADYKAIDAVVNIWTEEALSKRPNWGTSFFSGKMNADQNLIANPLSLEAMIDQLDAAGIEIAFLVAARSGRPGLPGCYHMPYDVVARAVARHPTRFRALAGIDPFTGMKGVREFESAVKNDGFIGAHLYPHWFELAPDEAKYYPFYAKCCELGVPIQMQVGQSMIYAPDFPCRSVGRPITLDAVACDFPELKLIGIHVGIPWTEEMIAMAWKHKNVYIGSDAHRPKYWPESFRRYINTQGQDKVIFGTDFPVLPFKRTVEDIDALGLKPEARRKLMRDNVVRIYGL
- a CDS encoding CoA transferase, encoding MSGPLTGVKILEMTAVVLGPWACQILADMGAEVIKVEPPRGDSNRTLGASRSKGMSALYLTCNRNKRSVVLDVKQPAARAAVLKIAESCDVVIHNNRAQVMDKLGLAYKDFRAVNPKIIYCGTYGYGRKGPYGSRGALDDSIQAISGIAMLNEMVLGEPRYLPTVVADKTTAMAVVQAVTAALFSRERTGRGQEIEVPMFETMVYFVMAEHLWGMSFEPPIGTAGYTRLMSYHRKPYKTLDGYIAILPYLDNHWETFCKVSGHPELITDPRFRTLNSRVTNIDDTYSETAKIMATRSTGEWLRIFGETSVPTNAVNSLEDLVRDPHLQAVDFWQEVDHPTEGRLRMTRFPYTFSETPADVRRLQPRLGEHSVEVLREAGCSQADIDAMLESGATLQA
- a CDS encoding tetratricopeptide repeat protein; the protein is MNHASAPSTRNPRARWLTALALGAALATLAACTPPEERAANYMKKAEELFAQGDYVKAKLEAANAAQIEPKNARAHYMLAEIAEKQQEFRPMIQQLLMAVDSDPNMVPARVKLGTLYFFGQAYEQAAEQAKAATALAPDDPTVRVLNARLLLQDKKMEEGRKELDAALAKDPDLVDGILLRAAIEAQQGDAAAGLKILDAGIARLAAEAAKPLRQVRIAILAQQNRKDEVEQGIRDLIRDFPKEEELQYQLARFYAGEGRIDDAEKVMRSVIATDPKDVDARLGLAQFLGQMRSPEEAEKALEAFVAEDPDQPELRLALGRLYEATRKPDAALAVYEELAKRDPKSKAGMSARVRVAALKIAKGEIEPGRAQIEAVLADEPDNPEALLIRAGLRVRDKKFDDAIADIRTVLRKEPENTRAMLLLARTHTLMDDKVLAKDAYRRLIAADPLNADGPRELAALEVADKNIDGAEQVLRDHLKKAPGDLDAGSRLVTLLGSQKQWSAAEAEARRMVALPDDKGVGYFQLARVMRSQEKNAEAADAFRKALERNPQWTLALEGLVGTLNAMGRKDEAMKALKDFQAANPQDLSAKFLEGGVRAQAGDKVSAEKIFQEIVTAQPKASMAWAALASLDNDDPAARIEAYKKGLAANPGNAELGMLLGSEYEQQRRWDEAITHYEELLKANPKVEVAANNLAALLLDYRSDAASWSHALELVKPLAETTNPAVLDTIGWAYYRNKDYPKAVQFLERAVAGASNIPMLQYHLGMAYIATNNTAGAKQSLGKAVGDGKAEFPGVVEAKAALAKLGAG
- the wecB gene encoding UDP-N-acetylglucosamine 2-epimerase (non-hydrolyzing), with the protein product MSRPVLVHLVAAARPNFMKVAPLYHALAADPLFAPRIVHTGQHYDANMSDAFFSDLGLPEPHHHLAVGSGSHAEQTGRVMMAYEQVALRERPDWTIVVGDVNSTAAVALVCAKLLIPVAHLEAGLRSGDRAMPEEINRLVTDAISDLLWTPSPDGDENLRREGVPASRIERVGNIMLDSFELLRAKIAADATSAGLGLGGRRYGVVTLHRPSNVDDPATLRGLVTQLQAAARSIDMVFPVHPRTRKQLREFGLHDGLATTPGIRLIEPLGYVQFMGLVTHAALAVTDSGGLQEETTYLGIPCLTVRPNTERPVTVTEGSNRLVKPAALLENIGKALAGDWPAGRKPELWDGRTAGRCVASLRARLETAPAAAINGVS
- the xrtD gene encoding VPLPA-CTERM-specific exosortase XrtD, yielding MSAETIAPSGAPAPGSASKLPATLLLAVLIGILIFAFRDSLHWMWVKDWPRDEYNHCYLIPFIAAFLIATRSRELAAVPWPGSLAGLWLVLLGFLLLLLGSLSSIFTIAQYGFITAVWGCFVAVWGWPAVKLVWPALFYLVFMVPLPDFLEVKLTAGLQLLSTQIGVAVIRLAGVPVFVEGNLIDLGSYQLAVAEACSGLRYLFPLMSFGFLCAVLFQAPAWQRAIVFLSSVPLTVLMNSVRIGGIGILVSLYGSEQAEGFLHDFEGWVVFMACVAILFLEMTLMARLSGRRLLRSLRMDTPPLAEAWRIFTAQGAQRAGFVAGLAVLIGTAIMGVVEQRQDLVPARSSLASFPLVLGDWHGSEMPVDQVSLDTLKADDTILALYRRADEHAEVSLWMAYYSNQRSGRAIHSPATCLPGGGWQMQMLQAVEIPDVRADGGPLPVNRSIIAQGGARQLVYYWFAQRGRMLTNEYLVKWYIFWDGLTQRRTDGALVRVITMVDDGPDGLEKADQRLQAFVRALDPKLAYFVPGREAVLQTAKAE